The genomic interval GACCGCCGCTTGATCGCCGGACCCGTGGCGCGCGGACCAGTGCGCACCGATCGCGGCGCCCACGGCGAGCGCCAGCACGGCCGTGCCGCCGGCCGCGCCCAAGGCGAGCGTCAATGCGGTACGGCGCGTGACGAAACTGACCGAGCCGCTGGCCAGCTGACTGCCGGCGCGAAACGCGGAAGCCATCAGCGGCTCCTCGCGCGTGCCGGGTTCGCAGCGAGCACCCGGCCGCGCGCGGCACGACGCATGCAAGAAGCCGGCAACGCGCAAGGCGCGCTGGTCGTGCGACACGTGCCAGGCGATTGCACCCGGCTCCACTCGATTGCCAAGCCAGCGTCGCGCGGCCGCCCGCGCGCAGCGCGACGCACGCAAGAAGCCGGCAACTCGCCGGCCGTGCGACACGGACCGGGCGCTTGCAAACACGACAGAAGATCAGCAAAAGGGGCTAACTGCATACGCCATCGACCGGATACGCGCCGGTCGCGATAAGGACAGAGGGCGCCGATTATCCCCTGGCATCACGAAGCATCATCTCAAATACGGGACGATAGGACGATGTGCCACGCACGGCGCGAATGCCGGCCACCGTACGCCCCCGTTTCGCCATGAGCGCCCGCTCAGACCATTACTTCGGTCTCCTGCGGCTCGCTCCGTTCGCGTTCGGCCAGCCCTTCGAGCCGCTCGATCAGCGCACCGCTGGCGCGCGTCATCGGCATGCGCAACTCGTCGCGTATCAGGCCCTGCGCGGCCAGTAAGGCCTTGACCGGAGCGGGATTCGGTTCGACGAACAGCGCCTCGATCAACGGCGCGAGCGCGTGGAAAATGCGCCGACCGTCGGCGAGCCGCCCTGCCGCGAGCGCGCGATACATCTCGACAAAGCGCTCGGGCCGCACATGCGCGGACGCCGCGATCGCCCCACTGCCGCCCAGGCACAAAGTGTTGAAAATATTGATGTCCTCGCCGGCAAGCACCTGCAAGCGAGCGTCGCGGATCAGCGCGAGCGTGGTGTCGAGCGAACCGGCGCAATCCTTCACCGCCTGAATCCGCGGATGCGTCGCGAGCGCGAGCAGCGTGTCGAGTTCAAGCCGCACTCCCGTTCGATACGGAATGTCGTACAGCACGACCGGCTTCTCGCTGGCATCGGCCAGCGCCATGAAGTGCGCGACGATGCCCGCCTGCGAAGGCCGGATGTAATACGGCGCGGCCATCAGCACGCCGGCAAGCGGCAGCGCGTTTAGTTGCCCGATGCGCACGCGCATGCTCGCCGTGTGATTGCCCGACACGCCGGCCACCACCGGCAGCGCTTGCCCATCCCGCGCGAGATGGGCGGCGGACTGCGCTTCGTCGAGAATCGTCGCCAGCACGGCGTCCTGTTCGGCGGCGTCGAGCGCGGCGGGTTCGCCGGTCGTGCCGAGCGCCACCAGCCCGGCGATGCCTGCGCCGGTATAGCGGCGCACCAGCGCGCGCAGGGCGGCGTGATCGACGGCGCCGTCGGCGAACGGCGTGATGAGCGGAACCCAGATACCCGAAAAAATAGACATGTCTTTACCTCGATGACGACCGTATCGATTCCGTCAGGCGGTGCGAGGGAGGAAAGACAGGAAATTGCCCAGGCGGGCGTTGACCGGCTGTTCCGTCGCACATCTGACGGAACAGCGAGCTCCGGTCAGATGAGCGGCTGTTTTTTGGCTTTGGCGCCGGCGTTCGAACCCCGCGCGCGTGCGGCAACCACGCTCGCGTGAGCGAGACGTGCGGAGGTCGACGGGCGGAGTCTGAGCGTAGGGCCGGAATGCATGAGACGCAGTGTAACCGCGGCCGGCGCGGCTTGGCAAAGTCCATCGCGAAATTGCTTGACTTCTGCCGCAGGAAAACTAATATACGCACCGCGTACATCAGCCCGCCATCCCCTCTTCCGCCAGGTGCCCCATGAGCGTCCCGCAACAAGCCTTCCTACGCGATGCGATGCGTCGCCTGAACATGACGCGCGACACGTTCGCGAGCCGCATCGGCGTGTCACGCCGGGCGCTCGACACATGGCTGCTGCCGGACGACTCGCAGGAATCGCGGGCCATGCCGGAGATTGTCGAGCGCTTCGTGTCGGAAATCGTGGTGCATGGCGAGCCGGGCGAAAAATATACGCAAAGCGTAGACTCACAGTCGCTCGCCAGCCAGATGCTGTTCGAGGGGAAGCCGCAGTTGCTCTCGGTGGATCAATTCTCGCGCGACTCGGTGGAAGCGCTGTTTCGCGTGGCCGACATCATGCAGCCGATCGCCCGGCGCCGCAAAATCTCCCGCGTGCTGGAAGGCGCGGTGCTCGGCAACCTGTTCTTCGAGGCCAGCACGCGCACCCGCGTGAGCTTCGGCGCGGCGTTCTGCCGGTTGGGCGGCTCTGTTTGCGACACCACCGGCTTCACGTTTTCGTCGATGGCCAAGGGCGAGTCGATCTACGACACCAGCCGCGTCATGAGCGGCTACGTGGACGCGCTGGTGATCCGCCATCCGGAGCAAGGCTCGGTGGCCGAATTCGCGCGCGCCACCAACGTGCCGGTGATCAACGGCGGCGACGGCCCCGGCGAGCACCCGAGCCAGGCGCTGCTCGACCTGTACACGATTCAGCGCGAGTTCTCGCGCCTGGGCAAGATCGTCGACGGCGCACATATCGCGCTGGTCGGCGACCTCAAATACGGGCGCACCGTGCACTCGCTTGTCAAGCTGCTGGCGCTGCACCGCGGCATCAAGTTCACGCTGATCTCGCCGCCCATGCTCGAAATGCCGAGCTATATCATCGAGCAGATCTCGCGTAACGATCACGTGATCGAGCAGACCACCGACCTGACCACTGGGCTGCGCGGCGCCGACGTGGTGTATGCCACGCGCATCCAGAAAGAGCGCTTCACCGACGAATCGTTCGAAGGCTACACGCCCGATTTCCAGATCAACCAGGCACTGGTGGATAGCGTATGCGGCGCCGACACGCTGATCATGCACCCGCTGCCGCGCGACAGCCGGCCAGGCGCGAACGATCTGAGCGTGGACCTGAATCACGACTCACGGCTGGCGATCTTCCGGCAAACCGACAACGGCATTCCGGTGCGGATGGCGATTTTCGCGGTGCTGCTGGGTGTCGAGAAACTGGTCCAGCATTCCATGCGCGATGCGGCATGGCGCCCGCCCGCCTATCTCGGTCCGGACGATGCGGTGTTTCACGGCATCGATTGATGGATCATCGGGCGGCTTTTGAAACCGCCCCACTGCACAGAGCACAGCCTCATCAAGCCGCGGCGGTTGGCGCCGCGGCCCCGTTGCGCTTGAACGCCCCGGCGAAAAACAGCACCTGGTACTGCACCGCGTTGGCCCAGTACTGCCAGGTGTGACCGCCGGGCCGCTCCGCGTAGTCGTGCGGCACGCCGAGTTCGACGAGCCGCTCGTGCAGAGTACGGTTCGATTGCACCAGCGAGTCGTTCACCCCGCAGTCGATCGTGAGCGCGATATGCGCATTGCCGAAACTGCGCGCATTCTCGACGATCGCCTCGTTGTTCCAGAAGTCGGCGTGCCGCATCGGATCGCCGAATACCTGGTCGATGCCGGGCTCATCCTCGCAGCCACGCGGATCCACCGCGCCGCTGATGCTGCCGGCAGCGCCGAACTCATCCGGCCGGTCCAGCGCGATATGCAAGGCGCCGAAACCGCCCATGCTCAAGCCGGTAATCGCGCGCCCCTGACGTGTCGCGATCGTGCGGAAATGCGCGTCCACGTAACTCACCACCTCGGTGCCGACATACGTTTCGTAACGGCTGTGCGGATCGACCGGACTGTCGATGTACCAGCTTTCGTGGCCGCCGTCGGGCATCACGAGTATCACGTGATAGCGGTCGGCTAACTTGCCGATCTGCGAATTCGTGGTCCAGTCGGTGTAGTCGCCGCCCGAGCCGTGCAGCAGATAGACGACCGGAAAGCGGTCAGCCGCCTTGCCGCGCGCATATTGATCGGGCAGCACGACGGTCGCTTCGAGCGACTTATGCATGGCCGCGCTCGGAATGACGACGACCCGCGATTGAAACGCCCAGGCGGGCGCCGTAAAAAGCAGCGTCAGAATGAGCCAGAACGTACGAGCTTTATTCATGGTTTGTCGCGCTTCCCTTTCCAGAAGTCCGAAGAAAACTGTCCGGCATACGGCGGCAAAATTCTGTCGACGACTCTAGCAATGGCGACTTACAACCAAATTTCAGCGAAACATACGATCTCATTAGCTTGGCGTGGCGGCAGGAGGCGCGCCTTTCTGTATGAAAGATCTGCTACGCGCGCGCCGTCAATGATGGCCGCGAGGTAGACCCAGCCTTCCGCTGTCGTCAGCTACGGGTGAGTAGACCGCAGGAATTGCACCCGCGGCCCCTCGCGGAATCGGACGTGAACCTCTCGATTCATCCGGCTCTCATCATCCAGCCAATGGCAAACATCCCGGTTTCTACCAGACGGCAACCCGGTGCTTTCAGGCGTCACGCACAACAGTCAATTAGAACTTGTGTCGAATTCCCTCGCGCACGACCGCCGCATGATCGTTGCGCACCCTTATGCCTTCGTCACGCTGGCCGGACGGACCCAGTCGCCCGTGCTTGAAAAGGTTCTAGCGTTCTGCACGGAACTGGTCGCTCAGAAAATAAAGATTGCGAGCCTCACTTCGCGGTAAAGAGCGCGTCGAGACGCCAGCGCTTCCTGACGATAGGCGATTCCACAATCACGTAGCTGAAGTACGTCTGGATCCCGATGTCGCGCTCGACCAGCCCCTCAATCACGCTGTGGTAGTGGGCGATGTCGCGCGTCACGAACTTGAGCAGATAGTCGTAGCCGCCCGTTGCGTGATGGCACTCCATGATCTCGTCGATGTCGCGAATGGCGTCGATAAAACGCACGAAGTCTTCGCGGCGGTGATCCGCGAGTGTGATCTTGGCGAACACGATCTGGACATCGCCGAGCTTCTCGATCTTCAACAACGCGCCGTAACCCGCGATGAAGCCGGCCGTCTCGAGCCGTTTGACGCGCGTGAGGCACGGGCTGGGCGACAGTCCAACAGCGTCGGACAGTTCCACGTTGGTCATGCGGCCGCGCATTTGCAGTTCGGCGAGAATGCGCAAGTCCAGCCGGTCGAGCGTGCAATCCGTTTTCATCCCCGCCCTGCCTCCTTTCCGTCAGGCGCCTCCATACGAGCGCCTCGGCGTAGTCCACGATCGCAATAGTAGCCCGACATGTACGCCCGACGATAAGACGATCCTGCTATTTGTTCCCGATTTTGCATCGCGTCCCGCCTCGCCGCAGGAACTGCCGTGAACCCCCTCCACAACGGGTAAAAACCTGTTTTTTTCCGTCTTCAATTCGGTGTAGTAGCGAAGTCATTCCCGTTTAAATTTCATCTACCGACATTTCCATCGGTGCTTGCCCGAACCGGTGTGCGGCAAGCCCTTCATTCAAGAGTCCCTTGGGATTCGTCACTCATCGAGACTGAAGACATGATCGACTTCGAGCCGAAATTCATCACGTTCGACTGCTACGGCACCCTCGTCAACTTTCGCATGGCCGACATGGCGCGCGAAATCTACGGGAACCGCCTCCACGGCGACGCGCTGGAAAACTTCGTCAAGCTGTTCGCCGCCTATCGCCGCGACGAAGTGCTCGGCGCCTGGAAACCCTACCGCCAGGTCGTCCTGAACGCCGTGCGCCGCACCTGCGAACGCACGGGCGTGCCGTTCGCCGAAAGCGAGGCCGAAAAGTTCTACCTGGCAGTGCCGACATGGGGCCCGCATCCGGACGTCCCGGAAGGTCTCTCGCGCCTCGCGAAGAAATACAAGCTGGTTGGCCTGACCAACGCGGACAACGCGCAGATCGCGAGCAACATCGAAAAGCTCGGGGCTCCGTTTCACGCCGTCATCACGGCCGAAGATGCCCAGGCCTACAAGCCGCGCATGCAAGGCTTCGAATACATGTTCAAGAAGCTCGACGTGCAGCCTCACGAAATCCTGCACGTCTCGTCGAGCCCGCGCTATGACCTGATGACCGCGCACGATCTCGGCATCGTGCACAAGGCGCACGTGCTGCGCGGCCATGAACCGGAAGCGCCGGAATACGGTTATACGGCGGTCCGGAGCATCGTCGAATTGGCCGAGCAGC from Paraburkholderia phytofirmans PsJN carries:
- the dapA gene encoding 4-hydroxy-tetrahydrodipicolinate synthase, coding for MSIFSGIWVPLITPFADGAVDHAALRALVRRYTGAGIAGLVALGTTGEPAALDAAEQDAVLATILDEAQSAAHLARDGQALPVVAGVSGNHTASMRVRIGQLNALPLAGVLMAAPYYIRPSQAGIVAHFMALADASEKPVVLYDIPYRTGVRLELDTLLALATHPRIQAVKDCAGSLDTTLALIRDARLQVLAGEDINIFNTLCLGGSGAIAASAHVRPERFVEMYRALAAGRLADGRRIFHALAPLIEALFVEPNPAPVKALLAAQGLIRDELRMPMTRASGALIERLEGLAERERSEPQETEVMV
- a CDS encoding aspartate carbamoyltransferase, with protein sequence MSVPQQAFLRDAMRRLNMTRDTFASRIGVSRRALDTWLLPDDSQESRAMPEIVERFVSEIVVHGEPGEKYTQSVDSQSLASQMLFEGKPQLLSVDQFSRDSVEALFRVADIMQPIARRRKISRVLEGAVLGNLFFEASTRTRVSFGAAFCRLGGSVCDTTGFTFSSMAKGESIYDTSRVMSGYVDALVIRHPEQGSVAEFARATNVPVINGGDGPGEHPSQALLDLYTIQREFSRLGKIVDGAHIALVGDLKYGRTVHSLVKLLALHRGIKFTLISPPMLEMPSYIIEQISRNDHVIEQTTDLTTGLRGADVVYATRIQKERFTDESFEGYTPDFQINQALVDSVCGADTLIMHPLPRDSRPGANDLSVDLNHDSRLAIFRQTDNGIPVRMAIFAVLLGVEKLVQHSMRDAAWRPPAYLGPDDAVFHGID
- a CDS encoding alpha/beta hydrolase → MNKARTFWLILTLLFTAPAWAFQSRVVVIPSAAMHKSLEATVVLPDQYARGKAADRFPVVYLLHGSGGDYTDWTTNSQIGKLADRYHVILVMPDGGHESWYIDSPVDPHSRYETYVGTEVVSYVDAHFRTIATRQGRAITGLSMGGFGALHIALDRPDEFGAAGSISGAVDPRGCEDEPGIDQVFGDPMRHADFWNNEAIVENARSFGNAHIALTIDCGVNDSLVQSNRTLHERLVELGVPHDYAERPGGHTWQYWANAVQYQVLFFAGAFKRNGAAAPTAAA
- a CDS encoding Lrp/AsnC family transcriptional regulator, encoding MKTDCTLDRLDLRILAELQMRGRMTNVELSDAVGLSPSPCLTRVKRLETAGFIAGYGALLKIEKLGDVQIVFAKITLADHRREDFVRFIDAIRDIDEIMECHHATGGYDYLLKFVTRDIAHYHSVIEGLVERDIGIQTYFSYVIVESPIVRKRWRLDALFTAK
- a CDS encoding haloacid dehalogenase type II, with the protein product MIDFEPKFITFDCYGTLVNFRMADMAREIYGNRLHGDALENFVKLFAAYRRDEVLGAWKPYRQVVLNAVRRTCERTGVPFAESEAEKFYLAVPTWGPHPDVPEGLSRLAKKYKLVGLTNADNAQIASNIEKLGAPFHAVITAEDAQAYKPRMQGFEYMFKKLDVQPHEILHVSSSPRYDLMTAHDLGIVHKAHVLRGHEPEAPEYGYTAVRSIVELAEQLGL